A window of the Sphaerobacter thermophilus DSM 20745 genome harbors these coding sequences:
- the ruvC gene encoding crossover junction endodeoxyribonuclease RuvC, with translation MSERGEIILGVDPGTALLGYGLVVGNDEPLALEYGVLSTPSSERMPARLLKLYEGLSTLLRRHAPDVVVIEELFFSRNVTTALSVGQARGVVLLAAAQAGVPVVEYKPAEVKQAVAGYGKADKAQMQEMVRILLNLDEVPKPDDAADALAVALCHAQTSRFHRAVEQR, from the coding sequence ATGAGCGAGCGTGGGGAGATCATCCTGGGTGTCGACCCGGGAACAGCACTGCTGGGTTATGGGCTGGTTGTGGGGAATGACGAGCCGCTGGCGCTGGAGTACGGCGTACTCTCCACTCCGTCGTCGGAGCGCATGCCCGCGCGGCTGCTGAAGCTCTACGAAGGGTTGAGTACGCTCCTGCGTCGCCACGCGCCGGATGTCGTCGTGATCGAGGAACTGTTCTTCTCGCGCAATGTCACGACTGCCCTCTCGGTCGGCCAGGCGCGGGGTGTGGTTCTCCTTGCGGCTGCGCAGGCGGGGGTGCCGGTCGTGGAGTACAAGCCGGCCGAGGTCAAGCAGGCCGTGGCCGGGTACGGCAAGGCAGACAAGGCGCAGATGCAGGAGATGGTGCGGATCCTCCTGAACCTCGACGAGGTACCAAAGCCGGACGACGCAGCCGACGCCCTCGCCGTGGCCCTCTGCCACGCCCAGACGAGCCGGTTCCACCGCGCGGTCGAGCAGAGGTGA